From the genome of Nicotiana sylvestris chromosome 1, ASM39365v2, whole genome shotgun sequence:
TGATATACATGAGTATATATTGATATACACAGGATATACAAGCTGTTGCCACGAAATCGTCTGAACTCAAAATTGAATATGTGGCGAATGGACGAATTTGAATTCTGGAAGAGGGAGTGAAATTAAGAGTTGAATATTAaaattctcttattttttttgttctttagGTAGGATTTGGCTATCCATTGCCAATTTTTTAGGTTTAATTACTAAACCTAATCTCTGGAAAAATTCTTGCCAATAGTTGTTAGGAGTGATATACAAATgtaaatttccaaaaaaaaggaaaaccattTCACTAATAAGGTAATAACATATGAATGAAATTTAGAGCTATTAAATTGGTTGGCCCAATCCAACATATCTCAGCCCATCATTTGGAAGTGCCTGCAAAGGgtgtgaaattcaaaaatagccagatttacaaatggtaattgaaaaatagccacagtttcaaaagtaatcgaaatttagccactttttatgtaaagataaatatgaACGAATACattattcaaaatccgaaaaatatgccagcataatatactggtccagcataatatgctggaagttcatacataggtgctCCAATCTTTAATATATtctgctggaacttttcgtgtattggagtttcagcataatatgctggaaattcatacacatgtgcaccaatctccagtatattatgctggaacttttattggagtttcagcataatatgctggaagttaaTACACAtgtgcaccaatctccagtatattatggtgGAACTTTtagtgttgcagcaaaatagtggctattttttaatgactttgcaaatgctggctatttttcaattatcagttcgaaaactggctagtccgtgctatttttaccttcAAACGCCATCTTTCGAAGAGTATGGGCTAGTCCGCGGTGTCTCTCCTAAATTATATTTTATCCGTCCCACATAAATTAATTTTAGCGTGTTTGATTGAatacaaaatttaagaaaaaaatgaattttcaaaTTTATGGTATAAAACAAGCAATAtatgtttataattttattaagaataaaatacgaagtttaaagttaaattatttccaaataaagAAATATATCCTTCTTTTTTATATAGACTAAAAAGAAATAAAGTTTTACATATTTTATCTTTTGatacaattttaattttttgggTATTAGTTTTTTCTTGAACGTTTAATTACGATAAAGTAATTTATAATTGAAAAAACCAGGAAAAGCCAGTAAGAGTAGTAGAGGCTGGAAAATAAATCAGGTCAGAAGGTCAATCATTCTCCACTTACAGCGTGAACAATGCGAATTAGGACAAATATACCCGTCGCTAATAATTCGGCACAGATATGCCCAATTCGTTTAATACTTGCTCATTCATACCCTTAGTTTAACGGAATcactattttatttttcttaaataattaataatCGGACCCAACCAAAATCTGCTGACCCGATCCATTAAGACCCGACCCACCCTTATTTCAAAGAtatattttgatattttatttttgtttgattgagAAATTATGTGATaatcatatttatttatttgagtaatttgataatcgtttttttttgttatacATCACTTCGGGAAGTAATCCTACTAAAAGTAGTAATTGATATTTATtactattttaataatataatattcGAATTAGTTTGTGCTTTCTTCAATCATTTTaccatttattttttatttttctcacaaTCTATTTGTATTTTTCACCAATACAAATACAAATAACTCCATGTTCACTATAACTTAACCTGATGGATCCGTTTTTTGTTTAGATAAGTGATCATTATATGATTGATTATTATTTTATTGGATTATTTTCTacataaatttgttataaaataattaataaattgtgAAAACCGTGGtgcttcttttctatttttattaattaattatttcagaACAAGCAGATTTTGGTGGGGTCCGGTTATTAATTATTTAAGAAAGACAATAGTGGTTCGTTAAACTAAGGGCATGAAAGAGCAAGTATTGGACGGATTGGACATATCTGTGCAATACTATTAACGACGGGCATATCTGTCCTAATTCGCATAGTTCACTGGCATATATGACCATTTTCCGTAGTTTCAATTTAGATCATTCTAAGAGCCCGTTTGGGCATAagaattttttcacttttttcgaaaaattttcattctttttccaaaTCAGTGTTtggtcataaaattttcaattttcacttgaagatgaattttaaaatttttcgaaaatttgataaactcaaaaaaactatttttcaaaattttcaatcaGATCattcacaaaacttcaaaaacaatccaaaattatattcacGTCTAAACACTactttaattttcaaatactattttcacttgaaaaaaaaaatcactttcttttttggaattttacaatttttatgtccaaacgcctactaagtCTTTGAAATTGCTCTATGATAAAAAAATTCTTCTAATAAATTCCACAGTGTACGAATCAATATGGTAAATAAATATTTCAATATCAAATTAATTAGTGGAGAAAGTTCTTCACGATTTTGCTTCAACTCATGCATGCATACATGAGGCATAAAATTCTTTGCTTAAAAACTGGCAAAACCTGAAACAATTTTCTCCATATAGAACTATAATTATAAATAAACTTCttgagttcaatcactggtccaATAGAGATACAAATGGGAAAAGGAACAGACACATACAAACTTAAGACAAATAATATTGCTAATTATAAATTACTCCACTCCACATACAACAAAACATGTAGCATCATAATGCTATTTTATTTAGTACGTACTAATTAAGATACTCAAAAACACCCAGATGAAACTCAAGAAACTTCAAATCATGACAACATAGGAAGCCATGAAAAGAAGGATGCTGACAACAACTTGAACTGGAACCTTCAGTGGACTTCCATCAGAGGTATTGCTGCTTCCTGCTGCCTTTGAGCCTACTCAATCATCAATCAACGAAAAATGATGTTATAAATTGACAAGATATAAGTTTTAGACGCATattatttagtataattaattaattaaaattgaTCTTTCTCATCTTTGACCTTTAGGTTTAGTTCAAATATTGCTAATAACTCCCCCTATGTGCAAAGTATAGCCAGTCCAAACATATGAGAGAATTAAAGTAGATTTATAAACAATGTAAAAGAAGTCTAACTATAGCTAACTACGATGAATTGAGAATATACAGATTGATTACACCAAATCCTATAGTTGTATCTGGTTTTCAGAAAATATCTATAATCACGAACATGTTGTCATGCATGTTTCGGAAATTGTAAACTTTAAGAAATCGTATAACAAAATTACAATTTATACATTATGTGTGAGTGTTCATGAGTTACCTGACACCGCTATACCAGTTGAAGAATCTGGAGTTCCTTCTGTTGGTGCACCCTCTGGAGACATTACCGGTCCATTACCAGCTAAGAAATATTAATAGCAGTATTTAAACATCATATTGGAAAATCATGAACATTTAAAATACAACCATAAAATAACTTGTAATTGTTTGCTTGTCCTTCTtatgtctttttttcttttttattttattttatatataagtGTAATAACATCCAGAGAGACATACTTATTATATTATTGCATGTGTTGAGTTTAACGTCTACAAACGGGTAATGATAAAGAAATTTTACACTTTCCAGCTACCTAAAAATTTAACTACAGATAACTCCTCGTAGTAAGCTAATTTAGTAACTAGAAAAATATTAAATTGCAAATTAAACAATTTActacaataaaaaaaattatactgatagcataaaaaatatttatactgccattgtatataagttaaattcaTTTCGAAAATATTTTAACTTCTTGAGATGAAACGATTTCGCGTACGTTCATGTACAACAAAGTATGGTTATATGGAAAACAAACTTTTAAGTTTAGATATTGTAACAGCAATTTAATTAGATGAGTCCTTACCGTTACATTTACTAACAGGAGGAGTCTCCAGCTTGCATGCAGCAGGTAATGCAAGTGCCTGAGTTTGATTAATTTGGACCCCCAACGAGGAACCACCACCAATGACAATGAGACAAAGGCACCGTGGCTTAGACTGCAGCACCCCAGAGAGGGCGGAGCAGCAGGAGGCGGACGGTGTCTCCGCACTTCCGGTGACAAAGTTAAGGCATGAAGCCATAGTAAGAAGTGTACTAGTGCAATCGGATTGTGCCATGACTTCTACTGAAATCATGGTCACAATAAGAACTAAAGCCATGAAAATTACAGTTCCTTGTGAAGCCATTTATGGGTGTTTTCTGGGTCGATTACAATTTTTGGAGTGAATTGTATTACCTTTTTAGCACCCACACAATATTCCTCCTAAGGAAGAATTAGTTGATTATCCAAAGGAAGAAGCTGGCTTGTGTGTGCCTTAGTTTTGTGAGGGATTGTCATAGGCATGCAGTGGGGGATTTATAGTGTCTGTTTTAATGactaattaattatttatttgtctTACAAGCTTTAAAAAAGTGGATTTAGTTCTGAAGGTGACAAATTACAGGGATTAAATTGGTGAACTAGTAAGAGTTCATGAGGTAAGATTTGGAAATAGTGTAACGCATGTTATCATCAATAACGTGTCAGTGAGACTAATTAATCAAGTGGGAAATTAATTTATTCTATTTGTGTTAGAAATAAACGTACGCATGCCGTGAAATTTATACGGCTAGTCGGCTACAATAATGTGTTACCAAGACTTTGGCAAGATAGACACCAGCTGATGGCCTAACTCCAAAAATAATGTACACGTTTGTAGACCTATGTGGTATAATAAAGTCGATGAAATTAATAAAACATACACAAGGTCACAGAAGATTCGTCATTCATCTAAGTTATGATGTGCTAAAAGGATAAATTAATTCATTGTTCTCATGAAACTATCATGGAAAACTAACTATTTCATACATATTGAATGATCTTCTTTCGAGGGGTGAGCCAAGGGGCAAGTGGAAGCCGCCATGAGCAATTGCTAATTGTAGTTCGTcctccctttttcttttgttttacttattgtcacgacccaaactcccACCGAAGCCGTGATGATGCCTAAAACCgcttgctaggtaagccaacactTAAACAATAACAATAATTTCAATAATATAATTTAATAACCTCAACAACGAAATAATCATAAAATATCTAAAATATCAACAATAATACAATAACAACCATTCCATGATCTGGTGTCAATGAGCACATGAGCACTATAGAATTTAAATACAGAGGCTAATCCTCATATACAAAACTGTCTGAATGATAGAATAGTGATAACATAAGCAAAGCAGAAGAGGACTCCAAGGTATGCGAACAAAATCAGCAGCTACCGCGTAATCTCCAATGATCTGGCATAGGTGCTTCCAACTAACAAtcatgtcacgccccaaacctaggGGGGGGGGGGCATGGCTAGCACCCAGTGCCGagctggcccgagcgaaccactttgTAACTCAGGATCATTCAACCACAAACTAGAACATACATATGTCAAGTTGCCTGAACTCATTCTTTTTATAACtgtcatgggccaacatggccacaactcataatgtacaactGTAAGTGGGCCAACactatatcaatgaaccatcgttcttaacacatgaatacatatgggtcgtcaaggcctctgacatactatacaaaatgaacctctgtctacaaagcctctaaatatacaaatgTAGACTGACAGGACTTGAGAAGCCGACAATGTGTAAATGTTAATGTTTTGATACCTCAGCGAACACCTCCAAAgattactctttttttttcttcttttccactccaaaatagatAAATCAAGCAGTAAACTCTTCATTGAGATTTATGAAACGTTTATAAACTGTTTTACATTATATTAGGTACCTTTGAataaaggacatggaagaaatatggagtaaatgATTCATCCTGTAAGTGTGGATAACACGGTAAATCaggaaatacttatagtgtcatgcatatgcgtatgaatgtcatgtcgtgcataagtacatgtgttcataacagcATCAAGTGTGACGATCTAGTCAGTCGTCTCataagttaccgctccgtttttccccatttctgcttcttattgctttgtctatcggtccTATATGTGATCGGGCTCGTTGGCTCGGGTTcaaaaaggatttggtaaggtttgcgacacttagtctcttttgaggaagcttaagttggaaaagtcaaccggatgttgacttatgagttagagctctcagatgtgagttccgatggttcagatagcttcgggaggtattttgatacttaggagcgtgatcggaatgtgtttcggaggtccggagtagatttaggcttgaattggcgaaattggatttttggcatttttcggttgataggtaagatttggATATTGGGGTTGGAatagaattttgagagttgcagtagttccacggtgtcatttgggatgtctgtgcaaaattttaggtcattcagacgaggtttggttgggttttttatcaaaagcgtaatttagaagattttggaattcttaggcttgaatccttgcgaatttggtgttttgaacgttccgaaggttggaacaagtttgaatgaggttatgagatatgttggcatgtttggttgaggtcccggggccctcaggtgagtttcgaatgGTCAATAAGACAATttcatgttgtttggaattgcagaaaaactaCTGTGTGTTGTAGAGGAATTagaccttcgcgtttgcgagtaggtcctcgcgttcgtgaagggttagctggtgaaggTTAGGATTTAAGcctccgcgttcgcgaggaagTCTCCACGTCCGCGAAGGGCTGAGTGATTGGGCATCGCGTTCACAAGggaagcttcgcgttcgcatagaggaatttGGTCAGCTCGGCTTGAGGTGTTTTTTCATCGCTTTCGCGAGAGAGGTAACGCGATCGTGAAGGGTCAAACTGAGgatccatcgcatttgcgaagggcaggtcgcgatcacgaagaagaatttttggtcaaagttattttgtgcttcccgatgaggcctgggcagaatgtttaaatattcgtcttgtccgcgattttggggtttattatAAACCATTTCTgagcatttttggagctttttgaagaggattgaagagggattcaaggggaatcacttggaggtaagattcatggacttaaaactcgattctaatgtgaaatctacctaattaatcatggaaattaagcctaaaattgaagaactagggcttgaaattggagacctagaaattgggatttgaggggtcatttgtggttggattttgatacttttggtatgaatgaactcgggaagtgataaggaatccattgatgtaaattttattggaatccgagacgtgggcccggtggtcgggttttggtaatttcgggatttatgttgtaaactgaatattttcacttgggcttcgttcccttagcatatattgacgtcgtggttctgattttggatagattctatGCGTGTGGAGGtcgatttgaggggaaaaggcatcgcgagctagagtttggaccggattgaggtgagtaatgattgtaaatgatgtcctgagggtatgaaaccctgaattgcacgtcgttgtgctatattaaggtgacgcacacgcttgatgatgagcgtggggtcatgcactattggggattgtgaattAGTCCGTCACAAAAgactattttaccgtgtatttgactgaaatctatttgctatcatcatgttttgggctgaaaatCGTatctgggcctcgtgccaactatttgaacccttagtggatatttttattaatattttctcactgttttgactttatacttgaactcagtcatgctatattctactattttcataacttagccatgtttactctgttttaacacttaaatgaacTTTTAactgatattttgggctgagaatcatgttttactattgcctgagtggcttgtgaggatttgactgagtaaggccgaaggTCTATGTTGTGAAGaaacactaattatgattattaggccgagggcctgagatatgttcgccacgaggtggcttgttgatatgaggctgagagcctaatgatgataccacgagatggcttgatattgcacttgggctgtaagaggcccctccaggagtctgcacagcCCCAGTGCGCGCAGGTACCCATTATAATGTGAGATATACCCCggggggctggtattgttctgagatattgcccgaggggcggatttgttgatattgtgcctgaggggtgaacctttatgtgtttatctttcttattgcctgtcatttacctccttaattattgaaaaggcatttcatgaagtttaactgaactaaaatgatttttacatatctttactgatgCACTGTCTACTagcttttactacttcattatagcttgtaatgtgccttacgtgatttcttgctttcagtctttatttatgattattactcactgagttgaagtactcactttactccctacaccccatatgcagattcaggtgctgctgatcctgccagtgagagttgagagctcccggtagacttcggagttcacgaggtagctgcttggcgtccgtagacccgtgcttctccccctttatctcatttctttctctttctcagtTATTTTGTAATAGCTTGGTAGACATTTCAAACTTGTAGTGTATCGATAGAtattcatgactagtgacaccctagtattgggctgtgttgggttttgtTTCCGCAAACTGTAATGTTCACTACTTACTCCTGGATTATTTACtacgttttagacttaattcttattgtttaactgcttaaaactgaaacgggaaagtgtcggctggccttatcttcacgagaggcccatcatgaccgggtccgggtttagggtcgtgacaagttggtatcagggcctaggttacataggtctcacgagtcatgactaggtttagtagagtctcgcggatcggtacggagacgtctatatttatcctcgagaggctgcagaacctttaggaaaaacttcatattcttgaaattcttatcgtgcaaatTATTGATCCGAGTATGAAACTtctgtcattctattctctcatagatagtGAGGATACACGCTACCGGTCAAGATgtatgaccaccagtaccaccagctatggccactagaggtcgaggagGCGGTCGTGatcgcggtaggggcagaggtgtggcccgcatAGCAGCTAGGAAGCACCTGCAGATCTACTAGCCGCCCCAatttaggatcaggtcccaattgtggatgctccagcagcaccagctcaggcactagctgtgcccattgtgatttcgggtcttcaggaggccttagctcagatcctatcagtttgcactggcctagctcaagcaGTTTCAGTCACtatagccgcagctacttcttaggccgggggaggcattTAGACTCCCGCctctcgcacacctgagcaggtcgtgcagggacttcagatgtcgggggcacatccagcccagccggttgcagatGCTCAgaactatgtagttcctgccatgctagaggacgagcagcgtaggttagagaggtttggtagacttcagcctccgactttcagtggtgcagagggcgaggatgcccaaggtttcttggataagtgttagaggatgcttcgtacagtgggtattctggagaccagcagggtcgctttcactacttatcagttttcgggagctgccttcacttggtgggagacttttgagaggcataggcctattggtgaatcaccccttacctggcagcagttctccgttctcttcttggagaagtatgtgccgcagtctcgcagagaggagctacgctggcagtttgagtagttgcatcagggagagatgattgtgacgcagtatgagataaggttcttcgagttagctcgtcatgcgatttggttggttccgacagatagagagaggattaggaggtttgttgatggcctcacttatcagcttcgtattctcatgacca
Proteins encoded in this window:
- the LOC104211070 gene encoding non-specific lipid transfer protein GPI-anchored 5-like isoform X1, which encodes MASQGTVIFMALVLIVTMISVEVMAQSDCTSTLLTMASCLNFVTGSAETPSASCCSALSGVLQSKPRCLCLIVIGGGSSLGVQINQTQALALPAACKLETPPVSKCNAGNGPVMSPEGAPTEGTPDSSTGIAVSGSKAAGSSNTSDGSPLKVPVQVVVSILLFMASYVVMI
- the LOC104211070 gene encoding non-specific lipid transfer protein GPI-anchored 5-like isoform X2, whose amino-acid sequence is MASQGTVIFMALVLIVTMISVEVMAQSDCTSTLLTMASCLNFVTGSAETPSASCCSALSGVLQSKPRCLCLIVIGGGSSLGVQINQTQALALPAACKLETPPVSKCNEGAPTEGTPDSSTGIAVSGSKAAGSSNTSDGSPLKVPVQVVVSILLFMASYVVMI